A stretch of Aerococcus christensenii DNA encodes these proteins:
- the mraZ gene encoding division/cell wall cluster transcriptional repressor MraZ: MLMGEYKHNIDGKGRLIIPAKLREDLGDHFVITRGLDGCIFGYPEESWELVQEKLKKLPMAKKEARAYTRFFYSSASEVEIDKQGRINLSQSLIDYAHLTKACRIIGVSERIEIWDEEHWLKMSEDISESFEDLAENLFDFGL; the protein is encoded by the coding sequence ATGCTGATGGGAGAGTATAAACATAATATTGACGGCAAAGGCCGTCTGATTATACCAGCCAAATTAAGGGAAGATTTGGGGGATCATTTTGTGATCACTCGAGGCCTTGATGGCTGTATTTTTGGTTATCCCGAAGAATCTTGGGAGCTTGTTCAAGAAAAGTTGAAAAAACTTCCTATGGCTAAAAAAGAGGCACGTGCTTATACCCGTTTTTTCTATTCATCTGCTTCAGAAGTAGAAATTGATAAGCAAGGTCGCATTAATTTGTCACAATCTCTTATTGATTATGCGCATTTGACCAAGGCTTGTCGGATTATCGGAGTCAGTGAACGCATTGAAATTTGGGATGAAGAGCACTGGTTGAAGATGTCTGAGGATATTTCTGAAAGCTTTGAAGATTTAGCAGAGAATTTATTTGATTTTGGATTGTAA
- the rsmH gene encoding 16S rRNA (cytosine(1402)-N(4))-methyltransferase RsmH, protein MTESFHHVTVLLKETVDALAIRPNGVYVDCTLGGGGHSAYLLSHLNSEGHLYAFDQDITAIRHARIKFEKEIQEGKLTLIHANFRYLKQELAAFGVSEVDGILYDLGVSSPQLDDASRGFSYRQDAPLDMRMDRSQDLTAEEIVNTWSFQDLQRIFKRYGEEKFSKQVARLIETKRQHHPITHTEELVEIIREAIPAAARRKGGHPAKRVFQAIRIAVNDELGAIEESLSQALSLIKAKGRISVISFQSLEDRIVKVMFKEASSPEQVPSAIPLPADQLPKANFQLINHKPIYPSITEQEENPRSTSAKLRVIERVNEKKE, encoded by the coding sequence ATGACTGAGTCCTTTCATCATGTCACAGTATTACTAAAAGAAACCGTTGATGCTTTAGCTATTCGGCCTAATGGAGTGTATGTGGACTGCACCTTAGGCGGAGGAGGTCACTCGGCTTATTTATTAAGTCACTTGAATTCAGAAGGTCATTTGTATGCTTTCGATCAAGATATCACCGCTATTCGTCATGCCCGTATAAAATTTGAAAAAGAAATTCAAGAAGGCAAATTAACCTTAATCCATGCCAACTTTAGATATTTAAAACAAGAATTGGCAGCCTTTGGAGTCAGTGAAGTGGATGGCATCCTTTACGATTTAGGAGTTTCCTCCCCACAATTAGATGATGCCAGTCGGGGCTTCTCTTATCGCCAGGATGCCCCTTTGGATATGCGAATGGATCGGTCTCAAGATCTTACAGCTGAAGAAATCGTCAATACCTGGTCTTTTCAAGATTTACAGCGTATTTTTAAGCGGTATGGCGAAGAAAAATTCTCGAAGCAAGTGGCTCGTCTCATTGAGACGAAACGTCAACATCATCCGATTACTCACACAGAAGAGTTAGTGGAAATTATTCGAGAAGCGATACCTGCGGCTGCCCGTCGTAAGGGAGGCCATCCTGCCAAACGTGTTTTTCAAGCCATTCGTATTGCAGTGAATGATGAATTAGGAGCGATTGAGGAGTCTTTGAGCCAAGCCTTATCTCTCATTAAGGCGAAGGGAAGGATTTCTGTTATTAGTTTTCAATCCCTAGAAGATCGAATTGTTAAGGTAATGTTTAAAGAAGCCAGTTCACCCGAACAAGTTCCATCTGCTATTCCTCTTCCAGCGGATCAACTTCCAAAAGCCAATTTTCAATTAATTAACCATAAGCCGATTTACCCTTCAATAACGGAACAGGAAGAAAATCCTCGGTCGACAAGCGCTAAGTTAAGGGTTATTGAACGTGTGAATGAAAAGAAGGAGTGA
- a CDS encoding penicillin-binding protein has product MSLHNLRRNRERFLHIMMGLVGLLFLIFEARLVHIMLIGKVNGVDLQAQANQQFYRQSVLPAKRGTIYDIGGNPIASDSTAYNVYAVLTTKWADEGAAPIHVPEDQKEHTAEVLSHHIKMSKEEILKRLKSPDATQVEFGQAGQNLSHAKMEKIKNENLQGIHFLEQPNRLYPNGNFASHVLGYAQYEEAQLPKDSRLIGQMGIEKNWDAHLAGTNGHRNYLANHDQFATVDQEDSDSNTQPIDGLDLYTTIDTRLQTYLETLMEKVYKENKPQSMTAMLVDPKTGNVVAASQRPTFNLQTRKGLKDMWTNLLVGEAYEPGSVIKVLTVAAAIQEGVFQPDETYQSGHIIVDGTQISDWNKVGWGVIPQLEGLAQSSNVLMVKLVQAMGYDTWHKYMVEFGLTQRPNSGFDDEISGSISFDKELQKANTAFGQAIRVTPWELMQAYTAVANGGKMMKLHIIDRYQEKDGSIRVNQPEQISQPISEETARKTLKALESIVYSPNGTGTIYDIKGIRLAVKTGTAEIYDENAGRYLSGGENAYLHSVVGFAPSDNPRYILYLTMKRPSAGGLAQVGLSKIFIPFLQRAMEYSKLEPASQSSSSQVPNIVNQEVNTAEQSLKKQHFANIQVLGKGKQVIRQFPQSGEKQRSDRPIFLLTEGELTMPDMTGMSLTEAQNLAQMLGIHLSVNGQGHVKKQSLSPGRPIRSEETVTIELQ; this is encoded by the coding sequence ATGAGCCTTCATAATTTAAGACGGAATCGTGAGCGTTTCCTACATATCATGATGGGACTTGTAGGATTGCTCTTTTTGATTTTTGAAGCACGATTAGTTCATATTATGTTAATTGGCAAGGTGAATGGAGTAGATTTACAAGCGCAAGCCAATCAGCAGTTTTACCGGCAAAGTGTTTTGCCCGCTAAACGAGGAACCATCTATGATATTGGGGGCAATCCCATTGCTTCAGATTCTACAGCATACAATGTGTATGCTGTTTTAACAACTAAATGGGCAGATGAGGGAGCAGCTCCTATCCATGTCCCAGAAGATCAAAAGGAACATACTGCTGAAGTCTTGAGTCATCATATCAAGATGTCGAAGGAAGAAATTTTAAAACGATTAAAGTCTCCTGATGCGACACAAGTGGAGTTCGGTCAAGCAGGACAAAATCTAAGCCATGCGAAAATGGAAAAAATAAAAAATGAAAATTTGCAAGGTATTCACTTCTTAGAACAACCGAATCGTTTGTATCCTAATGGTAATTTTGCTTCTCATGTGTTAGGTTATGCACAGTATGAGGAAGCCCAATTACCAAAGGATAGTCGATTAATTGGGCAGATGGGAATCGAGAAGAATTGGGACGCTCATTTAGCAGGAACCAATGGCCATCGGAATTATCTGGCTAATCATGATCAATTTGCAACAGTGGATCAAGAAGATAGTGATTCCAATACTCAGCCCATTGATGGTTTAGATCTTTATACAACGATTGATACGCGCCTTCAAACTTATTTAGAAACTTTAATGGAGAAGGTCTATAAAGAAAATAAACCGCAATCCATGACGGCAATGCTTGTAGATCCTAAAACTGGAAATGTTGTTGCAGCGAGTCAACGGCCAACCTTTAATTTACAAACGCGAAAAGGTTTAAAAGACATGTGGACCAACTTGTTAGTTGGAGAAGCTTATGAACCAGGATCTGTTATTAAGGTGTTAACGGTTGCTGCAGCTATTCAAGAAGGTGTCTTTCAACCGGACGAAACCTATCAATCTGGACATATTATTGTGGATGGCACACAGATTAGCGATTGGAATAAGGTCGGTTGGGGCGTCATTCCTCAATTGGAAGGATTAGCCCAATCTTCGAATGTTTTAATGGTAAAATTAGTACAAGCTATGGGATATGATACCTGGCATAAATATATGGTAGAATTTGGCTTGACCCAACGTCCAAATTCTGGATTTGATGATGAAATTTCGGGCTCTATTAGTTTTGACAAGGAACTCCAGAAAGCAAATACAGCCTTTGGACAAGCTATTCGAGTGACGCCTTGGGAACTTATGCAAGCTTATACAGCAGTGGCTAATGGCGGAAAAATGATGAAACTTCATATTATTGATCGTTACCAAGAAAAAGATGGAAGTATTCGGGTGAACCAACCGGAACAGATTAGTCAGCCAATTTCTGAGGAAACTGCGCGTAAAACGTTAAAAGCGCTAGAATCTATTGTTTATTCTCCAAATGGAACAGGGACGATTTACGATATTAAAGGAATTCGTTTAGCGGTCAAAACAGGGACGGCTGAAATTTATGATGAAAATGCGGGACGCTACCTTTCTGGAGGAGAGAATGCGTATCTGCATTCTGTTGTGGGCTTTGCCCCCTCGGATAATCCACGGTATATTTTGTATTTAACGATGAAGCGCCCTTCAGCAGGAGGGTTGGCACAAGTGGGCCTTTCTAAGATTTTCATTCCGTTTTTACAGCGGGCGATGGAATATAGTAAACTAGAGCCTGCTAGTCAATCTTCATCGTCACAAGTGCCCAATATTGTGAATCAGGAAGTGAATACAGCCGAACAAAGTTTGAAGAAACAGCACTTTGCAAATATTCAGGTCTTAGGGAAAGGAAAACAAGTCATTCGACAATTTCCACAATCTGGTGAAAAGCAGCGTTCAGATCGCCCAATCTTCTTGTTAACAGAAGGAGAATTAACCATGCCAGATATGACAGGCATGAGTCTAACAGAAGCTCAGAATTTAGCTCAAATGTTAGGTATTCATTTATCTGTTAATGGACAAGGACATGTTAAGAAACAGAGTCTTTCTCCAGGAAGGCCGATTCGTTCAGAAGAAACTGTAACCATTGAATTACAATAA
- the ftsL gene encoding cell division protein FtsL produces MSQYVLPKEKVIKNYKISKPNASNPDGYYSIETTHFFTGKDILFIMAALAVTVVSIVWLTATRAQVTGANQQIQSAEYQTKRLETEKKNLQQEINDLSSYNRVMEFAKDNGFKLNEENIRNVANEPS; encoded by the coding sequence TTGTCACAGTATGTTTTGCCTAAAGAAAAAGTCATAAAGAATTATAAGATTTCAAAACCGAATGCCTCTAATCCGGACGGTTATTATAGTATAGAAACCACTCATTTTTTTACAGGAAAAGATATTCTTTTCATCATGGCTGCTTTGGCAGTTACGGTGGTAAGTATTGTATGGTTGACGGCTACGCGTGCGCAGGTGACAGGAGCCAATCAACAAATACAATCGGCAGAATATCAAACCAAACGATTGGAGACAGAAAAGAAAAATCTTCAACAAGAAATTAATGATTTATCAAGCTACAATCGTGTCATGGAGTTTGCTAAAGATAATGGATTTAAGTTGAATGAAGAAAATATAAGGAATGTTGCCAATGAGCCTTCATAA